The Cottoperca gobio chromosome 8, fCotGob3.1, whole genome shotgun sequence genome contains the following window.
GTCGGAGTATATGTTCACGGAGGTAGCTGGAAaacctgtgtgtcttctgtgtggagAAAGTGTGGCGGTACTGAAAGAGTATAATCTGAGACGACATTATGAAACGAAACACgcggacaaaaacaagaatatggACATGGAACAAAGGCTACAAAAGGCAGAGGAATTAAAACGAGGCCTCAAATCTCGACAGGCTCTGTTCAAAAAAGCCAAATCACAAGGCCAGGCTGCTGTCAAGGCCAGTTTTATTTTGGCAGAAGAGATCGCTAAATCAGCCCGGCCATTTACGGAGGGGGATTTCATCAAAAACTGCATGATTAAAGTTTGTGACGAAGTTTGCCCAGAAAAAAGGcaactctttttaaatgtgagtcTGAGCAGAAACACCATTGCCGAGAGAGTAGACCAGTTGTCCATCAATCTAAAAGAGCAGCTTGTGAAAGAGGGAAAATATTTCATTGCATATTCCTTGGCTGTGGATGAGAGCACCGACATTTCTGACATTGCCCAGTTGTCAATTTTCATCCGCGGAGTGGACTCCAGCCTAAGCGTGACAGAGGAGTTTTTGGCTTTACGTCCTATGCATGGCACAACTACGGGGCATGATTTATATGAAGAGGTGTCAAGATGTGTAAATGAGATGGAGCTGCCTTGGGAAAAACTCGTGGGTTTGACAACCGACGGAGCACCTGCGATGTGTGGACACAGGAGCGGACTGGTGGCGAAGATACGGGAAAAGATGCAAGAGGAAAACGCGACAGGTGAGCTGACAGCTTATCATTgtatcatacaccaggaagcgttGTGCGGTAAAGCCTTGAAAATGGAGCATGTAATGAGCATCATCACGCGCACAGTTAACTTTATCAGAGCCAAAGGTTTGAATCACCGCCAGTTCAAGGCATTTCTGACGGAGTTAGAAACGGAGCATGGTGATTTGCCTTATCACACAGAGGTGCGATGGCTAAGCCAGGGAAAGGTGCTTCAAAGATGTTTCGAGCTTCGTGAGGAGATTTGTCTGTTCTTGGacagcaaagggaaagacacaacacaactccgAGAcgaaatgtttctgtgtgaaatgGCTTTTCTGTGTGACATTACGAGTCATCTGAATGCAATGAACTTGCAGCTGCAGGGTCGGGATCATGTCATCTCtgatatgtacagtacagtgaaggCATTTAAAACCAAACTGACTCTGTGGGAGACGCAGATGCGGAAAGAAAATTTGAGCCACTTTCCCAGCTGCCAGACCATGAAAGAGAAGCTCTCTACCAGTGCGTTCCCGAGCGCACAGTTGGCTGATAAAATAGGTATGCTTGCCGCTGACTTTCGACGCCGATTTGCTGACTTTGAAGCACAAAAAAGCAGGTTGGAACTGCTCGGTAACCCATTTGCTGTTGACGTGGAAAGCTCACCACCAAACCTCCAAATGGAGTTGATTGACCTCCAATGCAATGATGCACTGAGGGCAAAATATGCGGCAGTGGGTGCTGCGGAGTTCGCCCGTTTCCTCCCCGACACAATGCCCCAGCTGCGCATCCAGGCTGCTCAAACGTTGtctatgtttggcagcacatacctgtgtgaacaactgttttctttgatgaacctgaacaaaacatcacacagaagtcgacttactgctgaacacctccactcaattctgaggatttcctcagctcagagccttACCCCGAACATTGATGAACTTGTGGAAAAGATGGGACACCACCAAGTATCACCCTCAACCTCAAACAAGTGAACATTACTGTGCAATCACATATTTAGAGTTTTTACTCAGTTcaagtttaaaagttaaagtttaatatttgttttcactgcatgttacttctccttaaacaaagtgttgtttttgattaatagatttttgcactttattttattgtatttcaatccaattatattttaaaaatatttcagttgagtggatgatagaaaattgctattattgtttttttctttgaagtaaATTTAGCCCACTTttgctaaaatagaaaatataggcTACTGATGGTGCCTTGAATAccggtttctttcatttaatgttcatgttatggggatttttatataaaggaaatttgtcttttgtgtctgttgaaaaTTAAAGATTACTGACAGAGCCAtaagaaaatattgctttatttatctgatcatATTGGAATATATTTGTTAGGTTTTCAGTAGGTTCAATTAGGTTCACTAGACTATATGCGTCATTTAAAAATTTTTCAATGAACATTCGAACAG
Protein-coding sequences here:
- the LOC115011994 gene encoding general transcription factor II-I repeat domain-containing protein 2-like; the protein is MAKRKVDTENRGFQTRWESEYMFTEVAGKPVCLLCGESVAVLKEYNLRRHYETKHADKNKNMDMEQRLQKAEELKRGLKSRQALFKKAKSQGQAAVKASFILAEEIAKSARPFTEGDFIKNCMIKVCDEVCPEKRQLFLNVSLSRNTIAERVDQLSINLKEQLVKEGKYFIAYSLAVDESTDISDIAQLSIFIRGVDSSLSVTEEFLALRPMHGTTTGHDLYEEVSRCVNEMELPWEKLVGLTTDGAPAMCGHRSGLVAKIREKMQEENATGELTAYHCIIHQEALCGKALKMEHVMSIITRTVNFIRAKGLNHRQFKAFLTELETEHGDLPYHTEVRWLSQGKVLQRCFELREEICLFLDSKGKDTTQLRDEMFLCEMAFLCDITSHLNAMNLQLQGRDHVISDMYSTVKAFKTKLTLWETQMRKENLSHFPSCQTMKEKLSTSAFPSAQLADKIGMLAADFRRRFADFEAQKSRLELLGNPFAVDVESSPPNLQMELIDLQCNDALRAKYAAVGAAEFARFLPDTMPQLRIQAAQTLSMFGSTYLCEQLFSLMNLNKTSHRSRLTAEHLHSILRISSAQSLTPNIDELVEKMGHHQVSPSTSNK